In Brucella melitensis bv. 1 str. 16M, a genomic segment contains:
- the purS gene encoding phosphoribosylformylglycinamidine synthase subunit PurS — MIKARVTVTLKNGVLDPQGKAIVGALGSLGFDGVSSVRQGKVFDLELEGSDKAKAEADLKAMCEKLLANTVIEDYSIAIA, encoded by the coding sequence GTGATCAAGGCACGCGTCACCGTTACACTGAAAAACGGCGTTCTCGACCCGCAGGGCAAGGCAATCGTCGGCGCGCTTGGCAGCCTCGGTTTCGACGGCGTCAGCTCGGTTCGTCAGGGCAAGGTGTTCGATCTGGAACTGGAAGGTTCGGACAAGGCCAAGGCCGAAGCGGACCTCAAGGCCATGTGCGAGAAGCTGCTCGCCAACACCGTGATTGAAGATTATTCTATCGCCATCGCCTGA
- the purC gene encoding phosphoribosylaminoimidazolesuccinocarboxamide synthase has product MNRRRRIYEGKAKILYEGPEPGTLVQFFKDDATAFNAKKHEVIDGKGVLNNRISEHIFTQLNRIGIPTHFIRRLNMREQLIKEVEIIPLEVVVRNVAAGSLAKHLGLEEGTILPRSIIEFYYKADALDDPMVTEEHITAFGWASPQEIDDIMALAIRVNDFLTGLFLGIGIQLVDFKMECGRLWEGDMMRIVVADEISPDSARLWDITTNDKLDKDRFRRDMGGLVEAYQEVARRLGIMNENDTPRPSGPTLVK; this is encoded by the coding sequence ATGAACCGTCGCCGCCGTATTTACGAGGGCAAGGCCAAGATTCTTTATGAAGGCCCTGAGCCCGGTACGCTTGTCCAATTCTTCAAAGATGACGCCACCGCTTTCAACGCGAAAAAGCACGAAGTCATCGACGGGAAAGGTGTGCTGAACAACCGTATTTCCGAACACATCTTCACCCAGCTCAACCGCATTGGCATTCCAACGCACTTCATCCGCCGTCTCAACATGCGTGAGCAGCTGATCAAGGAAGTGGAAATCATTCCGCTTGAAGTGGTGGTGCGCAATGTTGCAGCCGGTTCGCTCGCAAAGCACCTCGGCCTTGAAGAAGGCACCATCCTGCCGCGCTCGATCATCGAATTCTACTATAAGGCCGATGCGCTCGACGACCCGATGGTCACAGAAGAGCATATCACGGCTTTCGGCTGGGCTAGCCCGCAGGAAATCGACGACATCATGGCGCTCGCTATTCGCGTCAACGACTTCCTGACCGGCCTTTTCCTCGGCATTGGCATCCAGCTTGTCGATTTCAAGATGGAATGTGGCCGCCTGTGGGAAGGCGACATGATGCGCATCGTCGTTGCCGATGAAATCTCGCCGGATTCAGCTCGTCTTTGGGATATCACCACCAATGACAAGCTCGACAAGGACCGTTTCCGCCGCGATATGGGCGGTCTGGTCGAGGCCTATCAGGAAGTGGCACGCCGTCTCGGCATCATGAACGAGAACGACACGCCGCGCCCGTCCGGCCCAACGCTGGTGAAATAA
- a CDS encoding DUF1476 domain-containing protein translates to MTTGMDDRRDAFEKKFALDAELRFKAEARRNKLLGLWVAERLGKKDAEAEAYAREVVAADFEEAGDEDVFRKVRADLDAAGVSTTDEAIREKMFAFMEEAIRQVKQD, encoded by the coding sequence ATGACCACTGGCATGGATGACCGCCGCGACGCTTTTGAAAAGAAATTCGCGCTTGATGCAGAGCTGCGCTTCAAGGCTGAGGCGCGTCGAAACAAACTCCTGGGACTTTGGGTCGCAGAACGTCTTGGCAAGAAGGATGCGGAAGCGGAAGCCTATGCCAGGGAAGTTGTCGCCGCCGATTTTGAAGAAGCTGGCGATGAGGATGTGTTCCGCAAGGTCCGTGCCGATCTGGACGCAGCAGGCGTCAGCACCACGGATGAGGCAATCCGCGAAAAAATGTTCGCCTTCATGGAAGAGGCGATCCGTCAGGTGAAGCAGGATTGA
- the purQ gene encoding phosphoribosylformylglycinamidine synthase subunit PurQ — protein sequence MKSAVILLPGLNRNRDMIAALTKITGQAPVTVWQTDTSIPDDVDLILIPGGFSYGDYLRCGAIAARMPVMQAVREKADKGVMVMGVCNGFQILLEAGLLPGALMRNASLKFVCREVKLEVTNANTSFTRGYKPGQIIRCPVAHHDGNYFADAETLKRLEGEGQVVFRYAEGTNPNGSVNDIAGIVNARGNVLGMMPHPENLIEAAHGGDDGRALFAGALGITA from the coding sequence ATGAAATCCGCAGTCATTCTTCTTCCCGGCCTCAACCGTAATCGCGATATGATCGCGGCACTCACCAAGATCACCGGGCAGGCTCCTGTGACGGTCTGGCAGACTGACACCAGCATTCCAGACGATGTGGATCTGATCCTTATTCCCGGCGGTTTTTCCTATGGTGACTATCTGCGCTGCGGCGCAATTGCCGCGCGTATGCCGGTGATGCAGGCCGTGCGCGAGAAGGCCGACAAGGGCGTGATGGTCATGGGCGTGTGCAACGGCTTCCAGATCCTCCTTGAGGCCGGGCTTCTGCCGGGCGCGCTGATGCGCAATGCCTCGCTGAAATTCGTCTGCCGCGAAGTGAAGCTCGAAGTAACCAACGCCAACACGTCGTTCACACGCGGTTACAAGCCGGGCCAGATCATCCGCTGCCCGGTCGCGCATCACGACGGCAATTATTTCGCCGACGCCGAAACGCTGAAGCGTCTCGAAGGCGAAGGCCAGGTCGTGTTCCGCTATGCCGAAGGCACCAACCCGAACGGATCGGTCAACGACATTGCCGGTATCGTCAATGCGCGCGGCAATGTGCTGGGCATGATGCCGCATCCGGAAAACCTGATCGAAGCCGCCCATGGCGGCGATGACGGCCGGGCGCTTTTTGCAGGCGCACTCGGCATCACAGCCTGA